In the Aromatoleum bremense genome, one interval contains:
- the glnE gene encoding bifunctional [glutamate--ammonia ligase]-adenylyl-L-tyrosine phosphorylase/[glutamate--ammonia-ligase] adenylyltransferase, translating to MSVDSSPLPEALRHAASISRFMRRMLDSRPWLATQLAGSLAQPLDSEAMSSFLASRGLNEARLRASLRHLRSWVVCHVLTRDLNGFADLAEVTETMTVLAEVTIRAAYDVLREGLVARYGAPLSPTGWEQELLVIGMGKLGGRELNVSSDIDLIFVYPEDGDTGGNKVISNFEFFERLGKQMIQALADVTEHGQVFRVDMRLRPNGDSGPLVCSFDALENYFITQGREWERYAWIKARVLAGERYHELEQIARPFVFRKYLDFGSINAMRALHAQIRREVTRRDRVNNVKLGPGGIREIEFTAQVFQLIRGGREPGLQVRATLDVLALLGERGILTPQTVRELAEAYDFLRRLEHRLQYLDDAQTHDLPGNDEDRECIARAMNFPDYASFLTVLDHHRAAVSRHFDHVFGDPSEEAHTLDSMWAAARDVEQAEPILSRLGYGDPSGAAHRLAALHGSARYQQLPNHIRSRLDALMPRVVEVAAATPGPDETLARCLDLIEAISRRGAYLALLQQYPQALRRVADLVGASRWAAQYLTRHPILLDELLDDRNLEPAPDWDALRAQMRDTLDALEPDMERQMDVMREQHHAQVFRLLTQDIAGLLTVEKLADHLSALADLMLELALPLVWRKIKIRHRDDPAFAVIAYGKLGGKELGYASDLDIVFLFDDPAPEALEVYTRLAQRINTWLSSQTAAGILFETDLRLRPNGDSGLLVTSIESFRKYQLESAWVWEHQALTRARFAAGDATIGAAFERIRCEVLRLPRDLATLRAEVLAMRRRMSDAHAGKSERFNLKHDAGGLVDVEFLVQYLVLGHAHRYPELTGNLGNIALLRIAGELGLIPAKLATRCGDSYRLLRRLQHRQRLNGLLSLVDPDEVAAAREPVQALWAIMFGSA from the coding sequence ATGTCCGTCGACTCCTCGCCGCTACCCGAAGCGCTCCGCCACGCCGCGTCCATTTCCCGATTCATGCGCCGCATGCTCGACAGCCGGCCGTGGCTCGCCACGCAGCTCGCGGGTTCGCTCGCACAACCGCTCGACAGTGAGGCGATGTCGTCGTTCCTCGCGAGCCGCGGCCTCAACGAAGCGAGGCTGCGGGCGAGCCTGCGCCACTTGCGCAGCTGGGTCGTCTGCCACGTGCTGACGCGCGACCTGAACGGCTTCGCGGACCTCGCCGAAGTCACCGAAACGATGACCGTCCTCGCCGAGGTGACGATCCGCGCCGCATACGACGTGCTGCGCGAAGGACTGGTTGCGCGCTACGGCGCGCCGCTGTCGCCGACCGGCTGGGAGCAGGAGCTGCTGGTCATCGGCATGGGCAAGCTGGGCGGGCGCGAACTCAACGTGTCGTCGGACATCGACCTGATCTTCGTCTACCCCGAGGACGGCGACACCGGCGGCAACAAGGTGATCAGCAACTTCGAATTCTTCGAACGGCTCGGCAAGCAGATGATTCAGGCGCTCGCCGACGTCACCGAGCATGGCCAGGTGTTCCGCGTCGACATGCGGCTGCGGCCGAACGGCGATTCGGGCCCTCTGGTGTGCTCCTTCGATGCGCTGGAAAACTATTTCATCACCCAGGGCCGCGAATGGGAGCGCTATGCGTGGATCAAGGCGCGTGTGCTGGCCGGCGAGCGCTATCACGAGTTGGAACAGATCGCGCGCCCGTTCGTATTCCGCAAGTACCTGGATTTCGGCTCGATCAACGCGATGCGCGCGCTGCACGCGCAGATCCGGCGCGAAGTCACGCGGCGCGACCGCGTGAACAACGTCAAGCTCGGGCCGGGCGGCATCCGCGAAATCGAATTCACCGCGCAGGTGTTCCAGCTGATTCGCGGCGGGCGCGAACCGGGGCTGCAGGTGCGCGCGACGCTCGACGTGCTCGCGCTGCTCGGCGAGCGCGGCATCCTCACGCCGCAGACGGTGCGCGAACTTGCCGAAGCCTACGACTTCCTGCGCCGCCTCGAGCACCGGCTGCAGTACCTCGACGACGCGCAGACACACGACCTGCCCGGCAACGACGAAGACCGCGAGTGCATCGCGCGGGCGATGAACTTTCCCGACTACGCGTCCTTCCTCACCGTGCTCGACCACCATCGCGCCGCGGTGAGCCGGCATTTCGATCACGTGTTCGGCGATCCGAGCGAGGAAGCCCACACGCTCGACAGCATGTGGGCCGCCGCGCGCGACGTCGAGCAGGCCGAGCCGATCCTCTCGCGCCTCGGCTACGGCGACCCGTCCGGCGCCGCACACCGGCTCGCGGCGCTGCACGGCAGCGCACGCTACCAGCAGCTGCCGAACCACATCCGCAGCCGCCTCGACGCGCTGATGCCGCGAGTCGTCGAAGTCGCCGCCGCCACCCCGGGCCCGGACGAAACCCTCGCGCGCTGCCTCGACCTGATCGAGGCGATCAGCCGCCGCGGCGCCTACCTCGCGCTGCTGCAGCAATATCCGCAGGCGCTGCGACGCGTCGCCGACCTCGTCGGCGCGTCGCGCTGGGCCGCGCAATATCTCACGCGCCACCCGATCCTGCTCGACGAACTGCTCGACGACCGCAATCTCGAACCGGCACCCGACTGGGACGCGCTGCGCGCGCAGATGCGCGACACGCTGGACGCGCTCGAGCCGGACATGGAGCGCCAGATGGACGTCATGCGCGAGCAGCACCACGCGCAGGTCTTTCGCCTGCTGACGCAGGACATCGCCGGCCTGCTGACCGTCGAGAAACTCGCCGACCACCTGTCGGCGCTCGCCGACCTGATGCTCGAACTCGCGCTGCCGCTGGTGTGGCGCAAGATCAAGATCCGCCACCGCGACGACCCGGCGTTCGCCGTCATTGCCTACGGCAAGCTCGGCGGCAAGGAGCTCGGCTACGCATCGGACCTCGACATCGTGTTCCTCTTCGATGACCCGGCCCCCGAGGCGCTCGAGGTCTACACCCGGCTCGCGCAGCGCATCAACACCTGGCTGTCGAGCCAGACCGCCGCCGGCATCCTGTTCGAGACCGACCTGCGGCTGCGCCCGAACGGCGATTCCGGCCTGCTCGTGACATCGATCGAGTCCTTCCGCAAGTACCAGCTCGAATCGGCGTGGGTGTGGGAACACCAGGCGCTGACGCGCGCCCGCTTCGCCGCCGGCGACGCGACGATCGGTGCGGCCTTCGAGCGCATCCGCTGCGAAGTGCTGCGCCTGCCGCGCGACCTGGCCACGCTGCGTGCCGAAGTGCTGGCAATGCGCCGCAGGATGAGCGACGCGCACGCCGGGAAAAGCGAGCGCTTCAACCTCAAGCACGACGCCGGCGGCCTCGTCGACGTCGAATTCCTGGTCCAGTACCTCGTGCTCGGCCACGCGCACCGCTACCCGGAGCTCACCGGCAACCTCGGCAACATCGCGCTGTTGCGCATCGCCGGCGAACTCGGCCTGATCCCGGCGAAACTCGCGACGCGTTGCGGCGACAGCTACCGCCTGCTCCGTCGCCTGCAGCACCGCCAGCGCCTCAACGGCCTGCTGTCGCTGGTCGATCCGGACGAGGTCGCGGCCGCTCGCGAGCCGGTCCAGGCGCTCTGGGCAATCATGTTCGGCAGCGCCTGA
- the tldD gene encoding metalloprotease TldD yields the protein MSPTQNPLKVADRYLLNPYDLGHPELEKVFRKLLSHRLDYADLYFQYHRSEGWSLEEGIVKSGSFNIEQGVGVRAICGEKTAFAYSDDISLPALTAAAEATRAIADAGGRRSVAVQAHAGLPRLYRADDPLASLDDTAKVKLLERLERFARDEDPRVTQVMAHIAGSWEVVMVMRSDGHMAADVRPLVRVSVTVIMEENGDREQGSGGGGGRFDYGYFDDDRLREYALAAVHQARTNLGAGPAPAGTMSVVLGPGWPGILLHEAIGHGLEGDFNRKGSSAFSGRMGQQVAAKGVTVVDDGTLPDRRGSLTIDDEGNPTECTVLIEDGILTGYMQDTMNARLMGVKPTGNGRRESFAHLPLPRMTNTYMLNGDKSHEEIIKSVKKGLYAANFGGGQVDITSGKFVFSTAEAYLIENGKVTRPVKGATLIGNGPDALTRVSMIGNDMALDPGVGTCGKDGQSVPVGVGQPTLRIDGLTVGGTG from the coding sequence ATGAGCCCCACACAAAACCCGCTTAAGGTTGCCGACCGCTACCTGCTGAACCCCTACGATCTGGGCCATCCGGAACTCGAAAAAGTGTTCCGCAAGCTATTGAGCCACCGGCTCGATTACGCCGACCTGTATTTCCAGTATCACCGTTCCGAAGGCTGGAGCCTCGAGGAAGGCATCGTCAAGTCCGGCAGCTTCAACATCGAACAGGGTGTCGGGGTGCGCGCGATCTGCGGCGAGAAGACCGCCTTCGCCTACTCCGATGACATTTCCCTGCCGGCGCTGACGGCGGCTGCCGAAGCGACGCGGGCGATCGCCGACGCCGGCGGCCGGCGCAGCGTCGCGGTGCAGGCGCATGCCGGCCTGCCGCGCCTGTACCGCGCCGACGATCCGCTCGCGTCGCTCGACGACACCGCCAAGGTGAAGCTGCTCGAACGGCTCGAACGCTTCGCGCGCGACGAGGACCCGCGCGTCACGCAGGTGATGGCGCACATCGCGGGCTCGTGGGAGGTCGTCATGGTGATGCGCAGCGACGGCCACATGGCGGCCGACGTGCGTCCGCTGGTGCGGGTTTCAGTCACTGTGATCATGGAAGAAAACGGCGACCGGGAGCAAGGCAGCGGCGGCGGCGGCGGACGCTTCGACTACGGTTATTTCGACGACGACCGGCTGCGTGAATATGCCCTCGCGGCGGTGCATCAGGCCCGTACGAATCTCGGCGCCGGGCCGGCGCCGGCCGGTACGATGAGCGTCGTGCTGGGGCCGGGCTGGCCCGGCATCCTGCTGCACGAGGCGATCGGCCACGGCCTGGAAGGCGACTTCAACCGCAAGGGCAGTTCCGCGTTCTCCGGGCGCATGGGGCAGCAGGTGGCGGCGAAAGGCGTCACGGTCGTCGACGACGGCACGCTGCCGGATCGCCGCGGCTCGCTGACGATCGACGACGAGGGCAATCCGACCGAATGCACGGTGCTGATCGAGGACGGCATCCTCACCGGCTACATGCAGGACACGATGAACGCGCGCCTGATGGGGGTGAAGCCGACTGGCAACGGCCGCCGCGAGTCGTTCGCGCACCTGCCGCTGCCGCGCATGACGAACACCTACATGCTGAACGGCGACAAGTCGCATGAGGAAATCATCAAGTCGGTGAAAAAAGGCCTGTACGCAGCCAATTTCGGCGGCGGGCAGGTCGACATCACGTCGGGCAAGTTCGTCTTCTCGACCGCCGAGGCCTACCTGATCGAGAACGGCAAGGTCACGCGACCGGTCAAGGGCGCGACGCTGATCGGCAACGGCCCGGACGCGCTGACGCGCGTATCGATGATCGGCAATGACATGGCCCTGGATCCGGGCGTCGGCACGTGCGGGAAGGATGGCCAGAGCGTGCCGGTCGGGGTCGGCCAGCCGACGCTGCGCATCGACGGGTTGACCGTCGGCGGGACCGGCTGA
- a CDS encoding carbon-nitrogen hydrolase family protein has protein sequence MNVSVSPDPSPGACRIAAIQTVSGPDVAENLRVAAALVAEAVAGGARLVALPEYFPLITPDETAKVAIRESEGEGPLQDFLREAAVRHRVWLIGGTIPLVAEADGKVRNSTLVYDPCGEQVARYDKIHLFGFRKGSEQYDEAATIEAGREVVTFDGPCGRVGLSVCYDLRFPELFRAMGKVDLIVLPAAFTWTTGRDHWEVLLRARAIENQCYVMAPAQGGHHPGGRVTWGHSLIVDPWGEVLACRDEGPGIVAADLDIERIAAVRESLPALRHRCLAT, from the coding sequence ATGAACGTGAGCGTGTCCCCAGACCCTTCGCCCGGAGCGTGCCGGATCGCGGCGATCCAGACCGTGTCCGGCCCGGACGTCGCGGAGAACCTGCGCGTCGCCGCGGCGCTGGTTGCCGAAGCGGTGGCCGGCGGCGCGCGGCTCGTCGCGCTGCCGGAGTATTTCCCGCTGATCACGCCGGACGAAACGGCGAAGGTCGCGATCCGCGAATCCGAAGGCGAGGGCCCGCTGCAGGACTTCCTGCGCGAGGCCGCCGTGCGTCATCGCGTGTGGCTCATCGGCGGCACGATTCCGCTCGTCGCCGAAGCGGACGGCAAGGTCCGCAACAGCACGCTGGTGTATGACCCGTGCGGCGAGCAGGTCGCCCGCTACGACAAGATCCATCTGTTCGGCTTCCGCAAGGGCAGCGAACAGTACGACGAGGCCGCGACGATCGAGGCCGGGCGCGAGGTGGTCACGTTCGACGGCCCGTGCGGCCGCGTCGGGTTGTCGGTGTGCTACGACCTGCGTTTCCCCGAACTCTTCCGTGCGATGGGCAAGGTCGATCTGATCGTGTTGCCGGCGGCCTTCACGTGGACGACCGGTCGCGACCATTGGGAAGTGCTGCTGCGTGCGCGCGCGATCGAGAACCAGTGCTACGTGATGGCGCCTGCGCAGGGCGGACACCACCCAGGCGGGCGGGTGACCTGGGGACACAGCCTGATCGTCGACCCGTGGGGCGAGGTGCTCGCATGCCGGGACGAAGGGCCCGGCATCGTCGCCGCGGACCTCGACATCGAGCGTATCGCGGCGGTGCGCGAGAGCCTGCCGGCGCTGCGGCATCGCTGCCTCGCAACCTGA
- a CDS encoding BON domain-containing protein, producing the protein MIRRQTVASVLTTTAIAFCIAHTPAQAADMASAAAPPDERDRGLQRDVKNALVADPALQQTHIAVSAEGGQVTLAGVVTTAAQRERAQRNAMAVRGVRQVENAIEVTEP; encoded by the coding sequence ATGATCAGACGGCAGACCGTTGCCTCCGTGCTCACCACCACCGCAATCGCTTTCTGCATCGCCCACACTCCCGCCCAGGCCGCGGACATGGCTTCCGCAGCTGCCCCGCCCGACGAGCGCGACCGTGGCCTGCAGCGCGACGTCAAGAATGCGCTCGTCGCAGATCCGGCGCTGCAGCAGACCCATATTGCGGTCTCCGCAGAAGGGGGGCAGGTGACGCTTGCCGGCGTCGTCACCACCGCAGCGCAGCGGGAGCGCGCACAGCGCAACGCGATGGCGGTCCGCGGCGTACGCCAGGTGGAGAACGCGATCGAGGTCACCGAACCCTGA
- a CDS encoding CYTH and CHAD domain-containing protein, with amino-acid sequence MSQEIELKLSLPTKAVPALRRHPIFSGAARQGNAVTLDNTYFDTPDLALKQRKVALRIRRQGRVRLQTVKCSAVSAGGLTQRPEWEHPYSGAFDFSTVDAPKVLKLLKRHEAALQPVFSTRFRRETRLYAAGEGVRILMMIDTGEVIAGEHREPICELELELVEGHPLDLLRLACELAADLPLLPNDVSKAERGYRLHLGYAPEPMRAEASTIDAKETPVEAFRALAFSCLRQWQANAGAMTHAGKPEEFTHQLRVALRRLRSLLALFAPALPADFVADWRERLKHNADRFGDTRDLDVLYDEVLAPVVAGATVEELAVTRLAGLALAARDEARDAAIRGLDLAAQGRLLIEFTTALHALPTSDLIGAVDLRSFARLQLTRLRKKVRRRFEAAADFVPAHLHALRIALKRLRYGVEFFAPLFPAKAGKRHLQRIVRAQDALGFVNDVDVARGRLLGWAGEDAELRAATAFVCGWHSPRSARLARRALRELRPLLRGKTPWSR; translated from the coding sequence ATGAGCCAGGAAATCGAACTCAAACTCAGCCTGCCCACGAAAGCGGTGCCTGCGCTGCGCCGCCATCCGATCTTCAGCGGTGCCGCCCGACAGGGCAACGCGGTGACGCTCGACAACACTTACTTCGACACCCCGGACCTCGCGCTGAAGCAGCGCAAAGTAGCGCTTCGCATTCGCCGCCAGGGGCGGGTACGGCTGCAGACGGTGAAATGCTCGGCCGTCTCCGCCGGCGGCCTGACCCAGCGCCCGGAATGGGAACATCCCTACAGCGGCGCCTTCGACTTCTCCACCGTCGATGCGCCCAAGGTGCTGAAGCTGCTGAAGCGGCACGAAGCGGCGCTGCAGCCGGTGTTCTCGACACGCTTTCGTCGCGAGACGCGCCTCTACGCAGCGGGCGAGGGCGTGCGCATCCTGATGATGATCGACACCGGCGAAGTGATCGCCGGCGAACATCGCGAACCGATCTGCGAGCTCGAGCTGGAGCTCGTCGAAGGGCATCCGCTCGACCTGCTGCGCCTCGCGTGCGAACTCGCCGCCGACCTCCCGCTGCTGCCGAACGACGTCAGCAAGGCCGAACGCGGCTACCGGCTGCATCTGGGCTACGCACCCGAACCGATGCGCGCCGAAGCGTCGACGATCGACGCGAAAGAGACTCCGGTCGAAGCGTTCCGGGCGCTCGCATTCTCGTGCCTGCGACAATGGCAGGCGAACGCAGGCGCGATGACGCATGCCGGCAAGCCGGAGGAATTCACCCACCAGTTGCGCGTCGCGTTGCGACGCTTGCGCTCGCTGCTCGCGCTGTTCGCGCCCGCCCTGCCCGCGGATTTCGTCGCCGACTGGCGCGAACGACTGAAGCACAATGCCGATCGCTTCGGCGACACGCGGGACCTCGACGTGCTCTACGATGAAGTGCTCGCTCCTGTCGTCGCCGGCGCGACGGTCGAAGAATTGGCAGTCACGCGGCTGGCCGGACTCGCCCTTGCTGCACGCGATGAAGCGCGCGACGCGGCGATCCGCGGCCTCGACCTCGCTGCCCAAGGCCGCCTGCTGATCGAATTCACCACTGCACTCCATGCCTTGCCGACGAGTGACCTGATCGGCGCGGTCGATTTGCGCAGTTTCGCGCGCCTCCAGCTCACGCGCCTGCGCAAGAAAGTGCGGCGGCGCTTCGAGGCCGCGGCTGACTTCGTGCCAGCGCATCTGCACGCGTTGCGGATCGCACTCAAGCGCCTGCGCTACGGCGTCGAGTTCTTCGCTCCGCTGTTCCCCGCGAAGGCCGGCAAACGCCATCTTCAGCGCATCGTCCGGGCGCAGGATGCGCTAGGGTTCGTCAATGACGTCGACGTCGCGCGCGGACGTCTGCTCGGCTGGGCCGGCGAGGACGCCGAACTGCGCGCCGCCACGGCTTTCGTCTGCGGCTGGCACAGTCCGAGATCTGCGCGCCTGGCGCGGCGTGCGCTGCGCGAGCTCCGGCCGCTGCTGCGGGGCAAGACCCCGTGGTCCCGCTGA
- a CDS encoding YhdP family protein — protein sequence MNAPSVLPAANDAASTGTRRRAPWRPLAIGLAVAFFVAALSFLFVRDVLLPRADQYRGHIAAVIGDAVGLPVSIDALSADLSGLRPRLHLSGVELRDREGRPALRLETVDATLAWSSLLRGQPHFHRLVLHAPQLALRRDAGGQLFVAGIPVDSSGPSGGLSDWLFGQREIVIRDAVLSWHDARRAAPELRLEHVNFRLTHAGGRYRFGLQAAPPAALASTLDLRGDVASAQPAAPATWSGELYLALAQADFGGWRAWIDYPIELAGSGGVRAWLDLTHGQPEAFTANFAADEVATRLAADLPELQLASARGWLSGRRSPGGLSVSARALEIVTGDGLDVEPVDLDFTLREPVDGKPDGGQFSANRLDFAVLARLAAHLPFDEAVRARLAAVDPQGRLEDLHVAWRGDVARPDTWSLKTRFHDIGLRPQGVLPGLAGLSGEIEGDEQRGRFRLAGQDMALDLPAVFPESRLAFSMLRADGGWTRKDGQLEIALDRASFDNPDAAGSASGWYRPAAEGRGEIDLAAHLTRAESKAVWRYLPKVVNDATRDWLRRGLSSGTVPEARLRLRGKLDDFPFRNGESGQFLVTTRVAGASLDYAEGWPAITDIHGEVRFEGPGMRIVAERARIFGATLGRVVADVPELDAPAGEVMTIDGRAGGPTAEFLRFVSASPVSGRIDGFTDGMRAEGRGTLDLKLVMPLRDIAGSSVKGEFRFADNRLWLVDALPPVTEAAGRVRFTEKDLAIPGAHGRLFGEPMQLVASAAKDGGVSFRATGAASIQALRQTQDWPVLAHLSGTLPWQASIELRAQQTRVVVQSDLSGVASSLPQPMNKSATARWPLRVALAFPGGAREDIRVSLEGRAELDLVRRRSEQGWEIERGGLALFAPLRQAERGVMVVANLDELDVDAWRAVFDGEEAAGEPPGAGTAGQMPPLAGIELQAKRATAFGQSLSGVRIAARTDAGGWKGRIASTEVEGEFDWRERGEGALEARLKRLVVGAADEGEGGGADPLKAYEPPRRLPGLNVVADRFVLRGIDLGRLELQARNRGAVWHLDALAIANADATLTGRGEWRPGARASTALDFRLEANDIGRFATRMGYEEAVRGGHAVLSGKLGWSGAPTRIHYPSLSGGMLVEAGNGQFRKLEPGMGRLLGVLSLQALPRRLTLDFRDVLSEGFAFDRISGSIDVSAGVMRTDDLLIRGPAARILMSGSADVERETQDLKVTVQPTLSESIAIGAAAGLINPVAGVVAYVAQKALSDPIEKLFAFNYAITGSWADPKVEKLAGRSAAANPQPDQE from the coding sequence ATGAACGCTCCTTCCGTCCTTCCTGCCGCAAACGACGCCGCGAGCACGGGAACGCGCCGCCGCGCCCCGTGGCGTCCCTTGGCGATCGGGCTGGCGGTCGCATTCTTCGTCGCGGCGCTGTCGTTCCTGTTCGTGCGCGACGTGCTGCTGCCGCGTGCCGACCAGTATCGCGGCCACATCGCCGCGGTGATCGGCGACGCCGTCGGCCTGCCGGTTTCGATCGACGCCCTGTCGGCAGACCTGTCAGGGCTGCGTCCGCGCCTGCATCTGTCGGGCGTCGAACTGCGCGATCGCGAAGGCCGTCCTGCGCTGCGGCTCGAGACCGTCGATGCGACGCTTGCGTGGTCGTCGCTGCTGCGCGGGCAGCCGCACTTCCACAGGCTCGTCCTGCATGCGCCGCAACTGGCGTTGCGGCGCGATGCCGGCGGGCAGCTCTTCGTTGCCGGGATTCCCGTCGACTCGAGTGGCCCTTCCGGCGGGCTGTCGGACTGGTTGTTCGGGCAGCGCGAGATCGTGATCCGCGATGCGGTGCTGAGCTGGCACGATGCCCGGCGCGCAGCCCCGGAGCTGCGGCTCGAACACGTGAATTTCCGTCTCACCCATGCCGGGGGGCGTTACCGCTTCGGCCTGCAGGCCGCGCCTCCTGCTGCGCTCGCGTCGACCCTCGACCTGCGCGGGGACGTCGCGAGCGCACAGCCCGCGGCGCCCGCGACGTGGAGCGGCGAGCTTTATCTGGCCCTCGCGCAGGCCGACTTCGGAGGATGGCGCGCGTGGATCGACTACCCGATCGAACTTGCCGGCAGCGGCGGCGTGCGGGCGTGGCTGGATCTCACGCACGGGCAGCCCGAGGCGTTCACGGCGAATTTCGCCGCCGATGAGGTCGCGACGCGCCTTGCTGCAGACCTGCCCGAACTGCAGCTTGCCAGTGCCCGCGGCTGGCTGTCCGGGCGGCGTTCGCCGGGCGGGCTGAGCGTTTCGGCGCGGGCGCTGGAAATCGTCACCGGCGACGGCCTGGACGTTGAACCCGTCGATCTCGATTTCACGCTGCGCGAGCCAGTCGACGGCAAGCCGGACGGGGGACAGTTCAGCGCCAACCGGCTGGATTTCGCCGTGCTCGCGCGTCTGGCGGCGCATCTGCCGTTCGACGAGGCGGTGCGGGCGCGCCTTGCGGCGGTCGATCCGCAGGGGCGGCTGGAGGACTTGCACGTCGCGTGGCGCGGCGACGTCGCGCGGCCGGACACATGGAGCCTGAAGACCCGGTTCCACGATATCGGGCTGCGCCCGCAAGGCGTGCTGCCAGGCTTGGCGGGGCTGTCCGGCGAGATCGAAGGTGACGAACAGCGCGGCCGTTTCCGTCTCGCCGGGCAGGACATGGCGCTCGACCTGCCCGCGGTCTTCCCGGAGTCGCGCCTCGCGTTCTCGATGCTGCGCGCCGACGGCGGCTGGACGCGGAAGGACGGACAACTGGAGATCGCGCTCGACCGCGCGAGCTTCGACAACCCGGATGCCGCCGGCAGTGCTTCCGGCTGGTACCGGCCTGCGGCCGAAGGGCGCGGAGAAATCGACCTCGCGGCGCACCTGACGCGCGCCGAAAGCAAGGCCGTGTGGCGCTACCTGCCGAAAGTCGTCAACGACGCGACGCGCGACTGGCTGCGCCGCGGCCTCAGTAGCGGAACGGTACCGGAGGCGCGGTTGCGGCTGCGGGGCAAGCTCGACGACTTTCCGTTTCGCAACGGCGAATCGGGCCAGTTCCTGGTGACGACGCGCGTCGCCGGAGCAAGCCTCGACTATGCTGAAGGCTGGCCGGCGATCACCGACATCCACGGCGAAGTCCGTTTCGAGGGGCCGGGGATGCGAATCGTTGCCGAGCGGGCGCGCATCTTCGGCGCGACGCTGGGCCGCGTCGTCGCCGACGTGCCGGAGCTCGACGCGCCTGCCGGCGAGGTGATGACGATCGACGGGCGCGCAGGCGGTCCGACCGCGGAGTTTCTCCGCTTCGTGTCGGCGAGTCCGGTCAGCGGGCGGATCGACGGTTTCACCGACGGCATGCGCGCCGAGGGGCGCGGAACGCTCGACCTGAAGCTGGTGATGCCGCTGCGCGACATCGCCGGCAGCTCCGTGAAAGGCGAATTCCGCTTTGCCGACAATCGCCTGTGGCTGGTCGACGCGTTGCCGCCGGTGACCGAAGCCGCGGGCAGGGTGCGTTTCACCGAAAAGGATCTCGCCATCCCGGGTGCGCACGGACGGCTTTTCGGCGAACCGATGCAACTGGTCGCCAGTGCCGCGAAGGACGGCGGCGTGAGCTTCAGGGCGACGGGTGCGGCAAGCATCCAGGCGTTGCGGCAGACGCAGGACTGGCCGGTGCTCGCGCACCTGTCGGGGACGTTGCCCTGGCAGGCGAGCATCGAGCTGCGCGCGCAGCAGACCCGCGTCGTCGTGCAGTCCGACCTGTCGGGGGTGGCGTCGAGCCTGCCGCAGCCGATGAACAAGAGTGCGACGGCGCGCTGGCCGCTGCGCGTCGCGCTCGCCTTTCCCGGCGGCGCGCGTGAGGACATCCGCGTCTCGCTCGAAGGGCGTGCCGAACTCGACCTGGTGCGGCGGCGCAGCGAGCAGGGATGGGAGATCGAACGCGGCGGCCTGGCGCTGTTTGCGCCGCTGCGTCAGGCCGAACGCGGCGTGATGGTGGTCGCCAACCTCGATGAGCTCGACGTCGATGCGTGGCGCGCGGTTTTCGATGGCGAGGAGGCCGCCGGTGAGCCGCCGGGCGCCGGCACCGCCGGGCAGATGCCGCCGCTGGCGGGCATCGAGCTGCAGGCGAAGCGCGCGACGGCATTCGGGCAGAGCCTGTCGGGGGTGCGGATCGCTGCCCGAACCGATGCTGGCGGCTGGAAGGGACGCATCGCGAGCACCGAAGTCGAGGGCGAGTTCGACTGGCGCGAGCGCGGCGAAGGTGCGCTCGAGGCGCGTCTGAAGCGTCTTGTCGTCGGTGCCGCGGACGAGGGCGAGGGTGGCGGCGCGGATCCGCTCAAAGCCTACGAACCGCCGCGCCGGCTGCCCGGACTGAATGTCGTCGCCGACCGCTTCGTGCTGCGCGGCATCGACCTCGGACGCCTCGAACTGCAGGCGCGCAATCGCGGCGCTGTCTGGCATCTCGATGCCCTCGCGATCGCCAATGCCGACGCGACGCTCACGGGGCGCGGCGAGTGGCGTCCCGGCGCCCGCGCCAGTACCGCGCTCGATTTTCGTCTCGAAGCCAACGACATCGGCCGTTTCGCGACGCGCATGGGCTACGAGGAGGCGGTGCGCGGCGGGCATGCGGTCCTCAGCGGCAAGCTCGGCTGGAGCGGCGCGCCGACGCGCATCCACTACCCGTCGTTATCGGGCGGGATGCTCGTCGAAGCGGGCAACGGCCAGTTCCGCAAGCTCGAGCCGGGCATGGGCCGCCTGCTCGGCGTCCTCAGCCTGCAGGCGCTGCCGCGACGGCTGACGCTGGATTTTCGCGATGTCCTCAGTGAAGGATTCGCGTTCGATCGCATTTCCGGTAGCATCGACGTGAGCGCTGGCGTCATGCGGACCGATGATCTGCTGATCCGCGGCCCGGCGGCCCGGATCCTCATGAGCGGTTCGGCGGACGTCGAAAGGGAAACCCAGGATCTGAAGGTCACCGTTCAGCCGACGCTGTCCGAATCGATCGCGATCGGCGCGGCGGCCGGACTGATCAATCCGGTCGCCGGCGTCGTCGCCTACGTCGCCCAGAAAGCGCTCAGCGACCCGATCGAAAAGCTGTTCGCCTTCAATTACGCGATCACCGGCAGCTGGGCGGACCCGAAGGTCGAGAAGCTCGCCGGCCGTTCGGCCGCGGCAAATCCGCAACCTGACCAGGAATGA